From one Chiloscyllium plagiosum isolate BGI_BamShark_2017 chromosome 24, ASM401019v2, whole genome shotgun sequence genomic stretch:
- the LOC122562012 gene encoding uncharacterized protein LOC122562012, whose translation MESGQDQADGLQTRKDDLINFSIPVDYQIDCSRNQREGLQANDSLELLHSGAMDTQYSLCTKNIAEDLETNTGSTVPHTDKVHLDDAISSTTVTVSYVNRPHLFSSQRILQHSLHEQPLASLFIPSVCVQSQQMVPVSLDSSIPTNFVDSSFESSVLTQSDDLEPVGRGLENGIDCNIMNQHKLKVLDLDLPLATSAVHEPGSCDSPLEQTLDTAEETLYEQSSVSSGLESQDPVCQFSGEIHQENEWHSVVSSAETDVQDSEMVVIELTQPSMSEDRPNKKEHCENQNLLDRVEHCETQNGTSVFTDVENLNNRYTEVEPQPVCDLSRACKDQTKVESVNECSEVVVPDESEESLSEETSDKTCLIVLTEGERNVSTVCDTSALASNSMKMSPSMVRLDDCQRAYVQSVRTNMSYYEEAPNVYDVLQNSDEIVLSTSDSTDLHHFQQTNILSEQHVTTGEWSPDQEVVFASDLKNGKIHHSENNAESSQTNNLMESNCNSPDSTISPSSGDLTPNLKVPEQSLSSDDSCLEVENQISISDSNGALSATKLNLKESPESEQVVNNVCEDSRSSTSFTEQMFPSLQRPSVSEGNHPRIKPCSLELHKLNVLETEGKCDVRGYVLDLKKNNVASMACSISMSLSLAKSGKIVEDNEQEDFAENSEESGQSSSTDNVCEFLSVQEEPQIFNRRKQALVAKPDDSDVVCISEEEEEEDESSSVTKTDMHQDQVQAHENKKWRTASQQHANQKKLADQPLQSDDNAEPKHFERKILPPRQRGMRLEQIVQNIVTQPKSRTSSLSERLRRSRDARTPTRFQPPRYKSCSSTTEQKSKGSAGCSPCIRDSVQKMTLEYKIQEQNEANQGETSTIPVEKQNKNKSTSIPGSCQGHATKLSAPISPTTSLCSASSSSQQLTEISRKGHPSGNKQEFGKDDLKCLNRRRRKQLESTKNALQPKNCVSSRQRSTRQRTRGTARKRIRKPVGKKRQTRRGQPSSFFAPEEPEIKLRALSLKAEDRRDRYDSFSPYIRVETKGYSTCTVVNYAEEDSNNLKQKKHSQQQSHGAVPKSSCLTLGPTINEACHKSFLVCCLCGQSANAMEQGDLFGPFYPRGYAPSNSQTARSKDTKTEQASTVVSSSSCNSIRNTVSKTSGQNQESRTREGATTRGQKRRGLDSEEITKCSDSKKPKNELSLEEWYQPPLVPMDSNEYWMHEDCVTWCAGVFLVRGKLYGLLEAISVAQETLCSMCEKTGATLGCYIKGCPLKYHYACAVDSKCFLNEDNFSMKCAKHKDKALKVSAKGESR comes from the coding sequence ATGGAGTCGGGACAGGATCAGGCTGATGGCTTGCAAACTAGAAAGGATGACTTAATTAATTTCAGCATCCCTGTGGATTATCAGATTGATTGCTCAAGAAATCAGAGAGAGGGGCTGCAGGCGAACGATTCTCTAGAACTATTGCACAGTGGGGCCATGGATACACAATACAGTCTGTGTACTAAAAATATAGCTGAAGACCTGGAAACCAACACCGGATCGACTGTACCTCATACTGATAAGGTACACTTGGATGATGCTATTTCCAGTACTACAGTCACAGTCTCTTATGTCAATCGACCTCACCTGTTCTCTTCCCAAAGGATATTACAGCATTCCTTGCATGAGCAGCCATTGGCATCGCTCTTTATTCCATCTGTTTGCGTACAATCTCAGCAGATGGTGCCAGTCTCGTTAGATTCATCCATTCCGACCAATTTTGTTGACTCGTCATTTGAAAGCTCTGTGTTGACACAGTCTGATGATCTGGAGCCTGTTGGAAGAggccttgaaaatggaattgacTGCAATATTATGAACCAGCACAAACTGAAGGTGCTGGACTTAGATTTGCCATTGGCTACTTCTGCAGTTCATGAGCCTGGATCATGTGATAGTCCACTCGAACAGACATTAGATACTGCTGAGGAAACCTTGTATGAACAGTCAAGTGTTTCATCTGGGTTGGAGTCACAAGACCCTGTATGCCAGTTTTCTGGAGAAATACATCAGGAAAATGAATGGCACAGTGTTGTAAGTTCTGCTGAAACTGATGTTCAAGACTCTGAAATGGTTGTAATAGAACTGACTCAGCCTTCAATGTCAGAGGACAGACCAAACAAAAAGGAACATTGTGAAAACCAAAACCTGCTGGACAGAGTGGAACATTGTGAAACACAAAATGGTACTAGTGTCTTCACTGATGTTGAAAACTTGAACAACCGGTATACAGAGGTTGAGCCTCAGCCTGTTTGTGATTTGAGCAGGGCTTGCAAAGACCAGACAAAGGTAGAAAGTGTCAATGAATGTTCAGAGGTTGTAGTACCAGATGAATCTGAAGAAAGCCTCAGTGAGGAAACATCGGATAAAACATGCCTTATAGTCTTAACAGAAGGGGAGCGTAATGTTTCCACAGTTTGTGACACAAGTGCACTAGCTTCAAACTCCATGAAAATGTCACCAAGTATGGTAAGATTAGATGATTGCCAGAGAGCATATGTGCAAAGTGTCAGGACCAATATGTCATATTATGAGGAAGCACCCAATGTATATGATGTGCTGCAAAATTCTGACGAAATAGTCCTTAGTACAAGTGATTCTACAGACCTTCATCATTTTCAGCAAACCAATATTCTTTCAGAACAGCATGTGACAACTGGAGAGTGGTCTCCTGACCAAGAAGTAGTGTTTGCATCTGACCTAAAGAAtggaaaaatacatcattcagagaACAATGCTGAAAGCAGTCAAACTAACAATCTCATGGAAAGCAATTGCAACTCACCAGACAGTACGATTTCTCCAAGTAGTGGGGATCTGACACCAAATCTTAAAGTACCTGAACAGTCCCTGAGTAGTGATGATAGCTGCTTGGAAGTAGAAAACCAGATTTCTATCAGTGATTCAAATGGCGCACTGTCTGCAACCAAATTGAATTTAAAGGAGAGCCCTGAATCAGAACAGGTTGTTAACAATGTGTGTGAGGACAGCAGAAGTTCAACTTCATTCACTGAGCAGATGTTTCCTTCTTTGCAGAGGCCATCAGTTTCAGAAGGTAACCATCCTAGGATAAAGCCTTGCTCTCTTGAATTGCATAAACTAAATGTTCTTGAAACAGAAGGGAAATGTGACGTTCGAGGATATGTATTAGACCTGAAAAAAAATAATGTTGCATCGATGGCGTGCAGCATTTCTATGAGTCTCTCTTTAGCTAAGTCTGGAAAAATTGTTGAAGATAATGAGCAGGAAGATTTTGCTGAGAACTCTGAAGAAAGTGGCCAGAGCTCCAGCACTGACAATGTTTGTGAATTCTTATCTGTTCAGGAAGAGCCACAAATTTTTAACAGGCGAAAGCAAGCGTTGGTCGCCAAGCCTGATGACAGTGATGTCGTCTGCatttctgaggaggaggaggaggaggatgaaagTAGTTCAGTTACAAAAACTGACATGCACCAGGATCAGGTACAAGCTCATGAGAATAAGAAATGGAGGACAGCAAGTCAACAACATGCGAATCAGAAGAAACTTGCAGATCAACCTCTACAAAGTGATGATAATGCTGAGCCCAAGCATTTtgaaaggaagattcttccaCCAAGACAAAGAGGAATGAGGCTGGAGCAGATCGTGCAAAATATCGTCACTCAGCCTAAGTCAAGAACATCAAGCCTCAGTGAAAGGCTGCGAAGAAGCAGGGATGCACGGACTCCTACCAGGTTTCAACCACCAAGATACAAATCCTGCAGCTCTACAACAGAACAAAAATCCAAAGGTAGTGCTGGGTGCAGTCCCTGCATCAGGGATTCTGTACAAAAAATGACTTTGGAATATAAAATACAAGAACAGAATGAGGCTAACCAAGGCGAAACAAGTACAATCCCTGtggagaaacagaacaaaaataaatctaCCTCAATTCCAGGCTCTTGCCAGGGACATGCAACAAAACTGAGCGCTCCTATTTCCCCTACCACATCTTTATGCAGTGCCTCTTCATCTTCACAGCAGTTGACAGAGATCTCCCGGAAGGGCCATCCATCAGGCAATAAGCAAGAGTTTGGTAAAGATGACCTCAAATGTTTAAATAGGAGGAGAAGAAAGCAGCTAGAAAGCACTAAGAATGCCTTGCAGCCAAAGAACTGTGTGTCTTCCCGACAGCGATCCACGCGGCAGAGGACAAGGGGTACAGCAAGAAAGAGAATACGCAAACCAGTGGGAAAAAAGCGGCAAACACGACGGGGCCAACCCTCATCTTTCTTTGCACCTGAAGAGCCTGAAATAAAGCTAAGAGCATTGTCTCTTAAAGCAGAGGACCGACGAGACAGATATGATAGTTTTTCACCTTACATTCGGGTAGAGACAAAAGGTTATTCAACGTGTACAGTAGTAAACTATGCTGAGGAGGATAGTAACAATCTTAAACAAAAGAAACATTCCCAACAGCAGTCACATGGTGCAGTTCCAAAATCATCATGCTTGACATTGGGTCCTACAATTAATGAGGCCTGTCACAAAAGCTTTCTAGTCTGTTGTCTTTGTGGCCAATCTGCAAATGCAATGGAACAAGGTGATCTTTTTGGACCTTTTTATCCCAGAGGATATGCACCTTCAAACAGCCAAACTGCCCGCTCAAAAGATACTAAGACTGAGCAAGCCAGCACAGTTGTTTCTAGCTCTAGTTGTAATTCTATTAGGAATACAGTAAGTAAAACTTCAGGACAAAATCAGGAGTCTAGGACAAGGGAAGGGGCAACAACCCGTGGCCAGAAACGCAGAggtttggacagtgaagaaatcaCAAAATGTTCTGATAGTAAGAAGCCCAAGAATGAATTGTCTTTGGAAGAGTGGTACCAGCCTCCGTTGGTTCCAATGGACAGTAACGAGTACTGGATGCATGAAGACTGTGTGACGTGGTGTGCTGGTGTATTTCTTGTGAGAGGGAAGCTCTATGGTTTGCTGGAAGCCATCAGTGTTGCACAGGAGACA